The Pieris napi chromosome 14, ilPieNapi1.2, whole genome shotgun sequence genomic interval TAGACAAAAACTATGCCTAGTTTTTGTTTCCACCACACTAttgtaaatttcttttttttttaattatgcatacaataatacctaattaaaaataatagaatagtaTTTATTGAGAGGAATAATAACCCTTGATTTATCcacatctaaaaaaaaaaattcaatggcgctacaacctttttatgtgtgggcttcagatttctgtatcagcTCAGCAGAgctatttgtataaaaatcacAAATTTTCTTTCAGTGACAGATCAAAAAGGCGACACCTGGAGAGGGCATTTGTTGagaaataagttaaaatagtATAAACATTTACTGTAaattgttgtataaaaaatacactaaactaataacatcatttttttttcctacCCACGTTCCTCTTTCTTAAATTTACTCACCTTATCCTTAAGATGTTCCATATCAACATCACCAGTGGGCGTCACTCGTATAGCGCAAACTCTCATACCAGCCATGTGAGCTGATGCAGGATTCGTCCCATGCGCACTGACTGGTATCAAGCATATGTTTCGTCCCGTGTCCCCACGGAATTCGTGGTAACGTTTAATTGTTCGCAGACCAGCGTATTCGCCTTGGGCACCACTGGAATTAGGTTTTTCGGTTAATTCGCGAAGTTTTTGACGTAATTGTTTTCGGTAGATACATAATGTGTTAAACTTTGAATGTTAAAGGTAAACATTTTCGATGCTACAgtatatatattgattttaatatcaTGATTTAACCGATAAGGTTAGAAGAACTTTTGGACGATTTTTGAATAAATCGAGTTTGCCATTCAACATTTTACTTTACTCTAATTAATGTCTAAAAATGTATTCACAAACACACGTTTGAGGTGCCAACACCCTTTCATTCTTTGGAGCCGTAAAAATTGGgtgataatattattgtatttcattttaattttaaaatattatgccAAAAAGGATGCgcataataaatcatactagAGAAACATAACCAGAACCCAAGCAGTTCTTAACATATTTGTCTTTGATAACACAAATGTCCCTACGATTTATATTCAACTCATACTACAACAGAATTTGTTGTTTCATAGTAAAACATGTTTTTGTTACCTTAATAAAAGCAGAATGTTTTCAATAAtcgttaaataaaatcttacctATTAGGTTGAAACGAAACACGGTCATATCCGGTAATAGCGCAAAGATCTCTGGCAAGCTCTTCAAATAACACATGATACCCTTTACATTGGTCCAGAGGGGCAAAAGGATGTATATCGGTGAAATGTTTGAAAGAACATGGCATCATTTCCGTTGTGGAGTTTAGTTTCATGGTACAGGAACCCTGGAATTCGGAGGGGGTTTTCAgaaatgtgcgcatttaacatacgctcgaacggtgaaggaaaacatcgtgaagaaaccgacatgacccaaaaattcgataccggctgatcacctacttcaTCAGACTACAGAAATCTGACGCCGAGAACTAAAGTTAAGTTAAGTACAATAATTATCtcagttaaattttaatttacttgttttttttaaagttttcatCTAACTTACCAAAGGTATCATCGAATGCACCAatgaaatatctttattctCAAGTCGTTTCATATATCTGACTAATCGTGTTTCAGAATGATGTGCATTAAACACCGGATGTGTCAAAAACGGTGATGTTCTTCTGAAAGGTCCGTTTTGTATGCTACGGGATCTTGCATCACCGGTTCCCGTCACCTGTAGGAAaagtagaatttatttgtcgCTGATTCTCGAGGCCTACCCACTCTTTCAACCGCTTACGTCTCTTTCAGACGAATAGACTTTACGCTGCGATGAAAAGAGACCAATGAGTactaactcaaaataactttattcatataggaacacttatgaacgtcaaaaaagaagttaaattagctgtaaatttacatttactaatagttcgcaagtcaagggcgtagagcgggcaagaaaaactggcaagaaactttccgccaaaAACTAAGAAGTCCGGTTATGCTTAGGGTTTTTTTGAATAATCTGtatgaaatgttaaaaattggTCATACTAGATCAATCCATTTGTGaagtaaaataatgtaattaatcgTTTGTaagattattttcaattaattcaaaaactgTTTTGTTGTGATTTTATACCACAATGATCCTGCGAGCTGTATCATTGTTGAACCGCGTGCAGGGGAGTCCTAGCAGCATGCTGGCGGTAAATTCGGAAAGGCAGGATTGCCcttccatatttttttatgattgaatatactttaaagctaacctacttatataatatttaggacaatattgtaactaaaacaataataatcatatggacttatgatataataaaatatttttgtttaggcGTGACGAActgtttcattttatttttgacataataacCGAATAGGTTTTAGACCAAACAAAATCGTATGTTTATATATCGATTGATTCATCCTGGTACACTCACACGGGCCCAAGTGAGTacagattttattattctaaaaacTTACCTCCCCAACGTTTTTACAGTCAAATATCCATAATAAATCATCAACATCTTGCATAGTCGTCGTTTCATCCAACGCAACACCGATCGCTCCATCATCGAAGTATCGTAGATTTACTTTTTTCTCTTGAGCCCTTGATTTTATTGCGTCGACATTATGTTCCTCATTTGGAATTATATGTAGGGTGTCGAAATAAACATCGTTTGTTTGTGTGTGTCCGCGTTGTTTAATTCCTGTCAATATTGgtatttaagtattaataaaaggaaGGAAGAAGAATGTTTGGctatgggagcgttcaagtattacgtaacgaatttttattGTGTCCTCTTGTAAAAACGTTACGTTaaggattaaattacgcgttattgctaatattatttttacgccacaaaatggtaacttttagatataaagagcactgggtggtcacgaaacgttttactatagggtacagaaaaacgttacggcacgttacatggggggggtcaataatctccaaaaattgcgtgacgtaatacttcaACGCTCCCTATGTGGTTGGATTGTGGTGGAAACTGGTTCCCAGCTACCCGAGTAAtagttttatgaatataattaaaatactacgTGGTTTTCATCTGTTTTCAATTAAATCGATTTAGCTGTTTTTGCTGTTTGCTTGTTGtgctgtttaattttttccttgcTAGAAATTTTTGTTCTAATATAGTTGATAAGTGTGTGTAAAATTAACTACACATTaactaaacattaaaaaatttgtgaagtcatattttcttgtatatgtTATGCATACATACGTTTTATGACTTCACGCCATCTTTACAAAGGAGTTATTTCCATTAACATAGTAtcttaataattgtttctttCCTCGATGATATAACTATATTTGTAATACAAATTCATAACAATTCATATTTTTCTGGTAAATAAAGAGACGGATTAAGCGGCTCATTAGCAAATAGTCGGCACTAGGAATAAACTCACCATGGTCCAACACCAAAGTGGCATTATGCACTCTGGTAGCGATATCTTTAAGACCTTGTGGTCCGTGGTACACCGCGTACATCGCAGACATATTTGCAAGAAGCGCTTGCGCAGTACAAATGTTCGATGTGGCTTTGTCCCTACGTATATGTTGCTCTCTTGTTTGCAGAGCTAATCtagtaattgaattatttacatCATTAATTTTCATGAATATTTCCTGTAAATTGACCATTAAGAAGAcctcttaaataaataaatcattggcgcttcaaccttttaggtctgggcctcagatttatgtatctatttcataatcatttgtcaatttaataggcaaggtGATTAGCctactgtgcctgacacacgtagTCGACTTTTGTAGgcaagccgatttcctcacgatgtttacttcaccgttcgagcgaatgttaaatgcgcacatagaaagtaagtacattgttgcacagccaaacctcaggaatgagagtcgcacgctaaagctactaagccaacactgcacaTAAGGATGCCCAATGAAATTCATAGCGCTTAATCAAGTAGCTCTACAACCCTATATAGATTGAGCCCTTTATAGGCACGAgacattaattaaacataaagaaaaatccACTAGTGGATATGTATTTACCTATACGCATCTCTTCCAGAAGCATCCCGTGTTACACCTACCATACGACCAGGCATTAATCTAACCAACGCATGTTTCGCCGCAAAGAATCCAGCGTGAGGTCCTCCATAACCCAAAGGTACGCCGAACCTTTGTGAGGTTCCTACGGCTAAAGCTGCACCACATTCCGCTGGTGGGCGCAACAACGCTGAGGCCAGAAGATCTGTTGCTACCACAACTAGTGACTGTAAAGGGATCGTTAAGTTTAAATGTGCTGTCAAAGGAGCGCAAGCATTTTGtgattatcaattaaaatcaaGTCCTCTTACAACTGTGGGGACagtctgcatcttctaccgtatttaccatggagagtgttcagaggagttgttcggattaattaatacctgcagctgagtttgaTCATCGGACGTTGAGGCAGAATTTGAAATTCCACTCGTAACACCTTGAAGTCCGTCGTTCCGTAACTGATCGAAGAATTTAGAAAAGTCTCTTTTCTTGATGGACCCTAtgtcgaattagttcggaaatacttcagtgggcagctggttccacataacgGTGGTACGCGGCAGAAATTGCCATTgcaagaaacgctcagttgtagaacgacggacttcaaggtgatacggatgctattttgtattatgcctattatatataggtatatcaTTTAATTAAGCTAAAAAACGTACACCATGCTCTTGCGCAGTAGCAGCCAATCCGGAATAATCATAGACAAGTCCTCTTGTATCGGGGCATTGAAGTAATACCGCGGATATATCGCGTTGCGCAAAATCGGCCTCTCGGACATCCGGCAATACTTTTACTTCTAAGCCTAAAGCATCCAGTCGAGTCGTAACCACGGCTAGGGTTTGTGGATGAAGACGTTCTGATACAACGAATTTTGTACGTTTATTATgtctgaaatattaattaataacgttTATAGGTTATAATTTGGTATTGGTTCTgtaaagagttctgtgaaacGCTCAGAAGTCCAGACAAGAAGgattatatatgtactatgataagttattatatatgtttgtcaGGGAATGTTATGATTACCAGGATATGTATGTTATGATGGAGTCAATTGACCATTGATTTTTATGTTTGCTTTGGTTATGAGATTACTTCTATTACTTTTAAGAATCATATGTGATTTTAGttgttttgttattgtatAATTGTTTCATAGTTTGGAATTAATACTAAACGAATTAATGTGCTCGCACTTTACCCACAAGACGCCCACTGAGCCCTCTAATGACGATGTCAATGTCGAAGGAGTGACAATATTTCTCCAACACATGTAgggcattatttatttatcacaaaGAACTGACCGTCTCGTGGCTTAGAAAAGCAGGCCTGAAACTATGAATcccgaaacaattattttgggGTTAGACTGTCTTTAACTACACAGATGAAGTATATGAGTAGGCCtactaatttttgaaaaggAAATATTGACTGGGACCAATTAATCCTAATCCTATATacgtaacataatataataaataaatttacacatAAACTTGGGTGTAGATTACCTGTGACACAAAGATAGCGCCTCTGCAGCAGCTGTACCTTCGTCAAGCAAAGATGCATTTGCTACATCCAAACCTGTCATATCACAGACCATTGTCTGATAATTTAGAAGACCTTCCAATCTTCCTTGCGATACTTCAGGTTGGTAGGGTGTATATTGTGTTGTCCTAGAACAAGTGTAATGAAGTTGTACTACTTTAACGAACGTAAGCATAACGAAGTTAGTAGCAATCTACTAGCGGTCCattgatatattatgtatttattaaataataaatttaaaaaaatgtactaatgtattcttattttacaatgtattatttaataaaaaaatctatatctaCGGgatatgttacaaaaaaataaaaaatcaaacaaaaagtgaaaaataattcctaatttaggctgaaaatggtaatgaacaaaaaatactggtattattgtgaaaaagcgtgggttgctcgatagacgaaaaatattgatgtgctttaaaagcgtgtttttagttttttttaactatttattttttagttaatttttcggattattgcattgtcatcgatctttgacaggtgcacaaaatttgaataaaatctgtccgtttaaagtgggtcaaaatcgagtccgaaggagtcggttacatacatacatacatacatacaggtgaagctaatataaagcgtgtaaaaataccagaaatttttgttaagaagaaaaaaaaataccagcaAAACAGCGGATTAGGTACGAGATAagcacttaacaatgctttctttaaaattgatcagcccaATACCGAATATATTCAGCTCCGGATAAGTACTGTTTAATCTGTTAGTTAGTTCTGATATAAGTTATTATAtgtcttaaaattaataaaaactgtgAAATTTTTTGACTAatcgatgttttttttaagggtaaagtaaaaataaaatgacacCTAACACGGAACAAGTGGATATAAAtcgttattattttctaaagtaaTCCAACGTTAAAGGTACTATCATGgtttaattgcaagaaaaagCTTATTGCATAGCCTTTAATGCTGAAGCTCCAAAAATTCCCTAAAGtccggtaacgcacttgcgaaccaTCTAACAATGCGTCTACGGTATATCACTGAACATCATACAGCCCATCTGCATgctattttgtaaaaaaataaagacaagtaatgtaaaattccccATACCATCCTGGATTTTCAAACATATTTCTCATGATAGTGTGCGGCACACAGCAATTGTGGTATCCCATCCCGATGAAAGATCGCCATATTTGATTCTGTTCCGAGATTTTTCTTACTCTCTCAATCAAATCGTATTCGCCTGTATAAAAAAGTcgctttattaaataaaaattatgattataataaaatattgtaccaTTTTTTCAATGGGATTTAAATTCCATATACcgtaatacaatattttttaactgaattaataaggtaataaagtctgtcagataataattatactcaCTCATCGGCTCGTCTATTTCCATGAGACCGTTGAGTTGAATCTGTTTGGGTACAGCATTATTTGTTAGTTCATCCAAACTCTGAAATATGAATAACAAATATAGATACGAACACCACGAAATCGCATTTTTGCTTGCGTCATCCACCATTCGCCTTAGCAAAAAACCAGACATATTACCCCATCAAACAAGCAGTAAtggcaaacatcgtgaggaaacgggCTTGTCTTTCTTTCTTCTGTCTTGCTTCAAAAATTACATGGGTCAAGCACAGAGGGCTctccttaatataaaattgtttaaggaAAGAATGTATCCTGAGACCAAGGCCCACAGGGTTGTATCTGACACTgggttattatttaataccttATATCCTAAGAGATCCAGCATGGTAACTATGTCCTGGTCTCTTGGTCCGATGTGACGACTCGGAAAATCAACTCGTTCGGGAAACAAATTTTCATCTTTCGAACTCTTTGATACGCAACGGGCGCCATGTTTGATTTTACaactatgttttaatttcaataaattcggCCTAAATGAGCGTAACATTTTTAGTACATAATCGACTAGTTACAACAAAACTAAACAATATACTGATTGAGAGGTCAAAGCTTGAGACTCGTTGTCTATTCGTGATAAGAAACGAgcaaataagttaaattataaatgtatcgaCTATATTGCATGATGACCTCTGTTATCACAAATTTACTTTCAATAAGCTTTAACGTGATAGTCAAAACAGTCGTATAGGATGGGTTATCGGAGCGGAAAATGGCCTACTGTTTTTcatcatacatacataatgcAAATGTGGATTAAAAGTATTACAAATAGTCGCCCCTATCCACCTCTTAATGGGAATACGTCAAATTACCTAAAACCCTGGACATAACATATCGTATAGTAAAAAagaagggtgcgtgtacttacgtacgcgcgtaagaagacttctttggcattattaaaaatagtttttgattgcatgcaaataattaattacaattaaataatcaaagactggcaaaggagtcattatagtcaataaagttcagtttacatttgaaaaattaaataaataaatatttattattattctcttacattaagtgtaacataaattctattattattcgaatgttgtttttaaattatctccaatgccgtagcatcttccgtgggcaacttcattctgttacgTTTGTTCGTTTTgggtcacggtgcgcgcgcatcgtactataatttcactctcatcaatttttcataacgcgcctaaagaagtataacttcaaaaaccttTACTATACAAAATGTGCTGTGATTTGTTTTGAtatggtttattttaaaaaactcaATAAGTATTTTTGATTGTAGTGTGTGGAGAAAGTAGTTTTTAATGATATCGCAAAGTGATATACATTttctattacataatatatgtatggaCTGTTGCGCAAATACTGccataatgttatattaatctTCGGCGGAGACCTTGGTAAAGCCTCACACTAGAGTCAAcgctaattataatataatatgttttagaaCTAAAGACTAaactcaatttaaaaaaaaatatggacataatacatattataaaactccAAGACAGTGGATTAGACAGACGAAAACATATTATCTACAAGCATGTACGTCATTGTCGATTCTACTAATCTGTGACCGTTTAGTATAACATGACTgacgtataaaaattaaaaatcaatatttttataggtatatgcacttttttataaatgtattaattatttataattttatttaggtaTTTTACTTCACAACATTTATTCTGCTTAATGAATGTTGTGAAATATAATGGAATAATAACCATGTGATCAAGCGTCAATGTCAATACTTGCTTTTTACTTGTAATCTTTTAAGCGACaaggtaataattaaaaaataatcgtaGTTGCCACAAAACTAACAACAAACCCTTTAACGTCtaacactttattaaaattttatcttccGAATTttccagtggcgtaactataccaaacaaatttgccacgggcctcagaggcccgtggcaaatttgTTGATGGGTAAAAATAGacacgttgtactcagtttattttaatttataatattattacatataagattttcagcgtactgaATTAAacgttgtattttttttttaaagaactgggggcaaacgggcaggaggctcacctgatgttaagtgataccgccgcccatggacactctcaatgccaaaaTGTCCCACTAAAGGCcgtaggcctcctctcttaggcgagagggaatggtctttAGTCTCCACACTTGCTAGTATAGCCACTAGTATCTAtagatgtattattttattattataatggctatctattaaatttattagaatataAAGCTACACTGGGTACATAACTGATGTAAAATAAaccatttttaaacaattttttaaaggacTACAAGTTTTTCTTTAGTAGTAACACAACAAGTTGTGAAGTGAAAATCTCAAAAACGTTTTGCTGTTTCTTTTATACCGCCCGATTCATTTACAAAAGTTCAGTGTTTGAATTAACGTAAACAGATCTTGCTGAAAAGAGACTTACTGCAAAAAAGCTAATTGTCCTGTATAATCATCATTTACGAAGAGACTCCAGAGCAAAATTGACGCTTTAGTGTTGtgatatcaatattttaacgaGATAGATACTCTTACTGTGCTATATTGACGCTTTTGTGTTGtgatattaacattattaatttaattattgtagattaataaaattcttacACATGTACACTCCTTCTTTTATTTCTCTACATGAAATTATTCCTAAAAACTCTGTACTTGCATACCATTTTAAATTCTCGTACCATAGTCCATACCATAGTACCGATGGCATTAACTGGAGCGCTGTAAgcatttatttactatgaagttgttcacattcatccatagaacataatattattatctctCTCTTGgtcaggggccctcttgggttGGGGGCCCGTgtcattttgccagccctcaGCCCTGCCATTGTACTTACTTGTTACGCCACTAGAATTGGGATTTGGGatataaagcaaaaaataGCCATAATAATGTGAAATAACGTTAGCctggtaatattattttctgaagTTACGTACactttaaaatcataaatgaCAGATGACATTAACGTAATTAAATTGGTCgtgattttaagtttataaaaggGGATTCCTAGTTTCAAAAACATACAATGATTAAAATTCATTATGTAGTATAGTGtagattattttcaaaatgacCTTATTATCTTCTTATACACATCTAAAACAGCAAGTTGTATATAATGTTGGAAGCAGTGACATTCAAGGTAATCTTCTTAACCAATTAAAAGAGTTTTACAGAGATGACATAGACTCCACAAGAAGACtcgaacaaataaaaactattggGCAACTTTTACGAGTATTAGAAATACGCGATGTTCTTTCCGAAAACAATGTAACGCCCTTGAAGGAAATAGCTAgaagaattaaaaacaatgaattattaaagaaaataagtgAATATGAGCAGTCCCATGATCATAGGGAACATTTGAACTTTTATGGTAAGTTTaaagtgtaattatttttataaaacttaatgGTGCATCATAGGCAATCTATTTTgaaggtttttatttaaaacctaTACTTCTTCCAAGGTTGAATTGTGTAAGAGATTGCTATATTTAGGCATAAATTTAAACCACCGTCTGATGTATCAATTCATATCTTTTACAAGAAACCAAAGTTTTAAGTTTTGTAATAGAATGCTAGtgaactaaactaaaaattatactttacAGCTGCAGAAAATACACAGAGCTCatcatattataaagaaactgAAACAGCTTTACCATCTGGGCATCCATATGGAAACATTACTCTAAGAAAAAAGAACCGTATTAATGAAACTATAGTAGAACAAATTGGCACATCCTGGAGAGATCTTGGTAGAAATCTGAAATTGCAAGAACATCGAATAGATGAAATTGACAAACaacaaaattcattaaaagaTAAAGCTTATGAGATATTGCATGTATACGAAGACCGAGCTGACCCACAGAGAGGTTTTCTTGTTTTATGCCACGCTTTGGAGAAATCTAGACGAAAAGATTTGTGTAGAAAACTACAAGAAATAATGGTtatgaacatataaatattactaaaaacATACTCATTTAGATTaagtaaaagtttaatatcaaatataataacattttatgttaagggtaattaataattatacttaaaaatatttttatcaaaagtatatgtatatagaatttaatcatttatgttaccttaaaattatttatgcttAACTCCTTGTGCccatttacttatttaaaatcattttataactctaaacatatttaaataacaatttaacaagaaaataaattgataattcTCAACGCTGTACATTTTCAAATGAGAATAAccaacaaagaaaaatattttgtaaaataagagttttttatttatttaattacctaCACAAAATATAGAAGATACATTCTAATTCATAGTACATTAGTAGATAGCAAATCATATTGAAACACacaatttcatttgtttaataaattaacctGTATTCAAGCACAATTGAAGTCGGAAAAACAACCTGTACTTTTATGACATacagattaaatttaaaaacaaaagtgttcttaaagtaatatttctAAGACCCAATTACCTACAGGTTGCATCATAAAAATGACACTGGTTTTACCATATCTACTTGAACATTATCttatcaaatataaaagtGAGTATAATAGGAATTAGAATATTGGAATGTGTATGATATTAGAATTATAAAATGGAGTTCCATGAATCttaaattcatttgttttttttttaaattatttttagtaataacacttatgaaaatttttctactagaacttaaaaaggttctataataatctttagaatgttacaaaaaattgaattattgCACAGACTTCAGGTCATAATGAGGATTCTTTTAAAACgatttcataatttatacttaaatgatcTGATTATGATAGACCATTGTGTATCTATGGTTATATGATATACACAGGTTTTCTTTAGCCAATTTGTTGTTCTGATGCCCAAATATAAGCGTTTTGGAATAGACGGAGCCAAGGTGAAGCATCACTGTCAGGTTGTTCTGGGTGCCATGCAGTAGCAGGTGGAGTTGCACATTGCCAGCGGAGGACACAACGTTCAGGGTGGGGCATCATAGCTAAATGGCGACCATCTGGGGATCTTAGTCCTGCTAGTCCATCTATACAAATAagatatgtttataaaaacaaatgactacACAGCTAGGTGGTGTTAGCATATTGCGTATAACCCGGACAACATGGGTCTATTCTTGGCGAAAATTGTTTCGGTCTAGTACGTTGTCTGAATCTTGCACTTATATGGTAAATGAAACATACGCAAAAATGCTAGtcatagaaaatt includes:
- the LOC125056286 gene encoding glycine dehydrogenase (decarboxylating), mitochondrial, whose protein sequence is MLRSFRPNLLKLKHSCKIKHGARCVSKSSKDENLFPERVDFPSRHIGPRDQDIVTMLDLLGYKSLDELTNNAVPKQIQLNGLMEIDEPMSEYDLIERVRKISEQNQIWRSFIGMGYHNCCVPHTIMRNMFENPGWTTQYTPYQPEVSQGRLEGLLNYQTMVCDMTGLDVANASLLDEGTAAAEALSLCHRHNKRTKFVVSERLHPQTLAVVTTRLDALGLEVKVLPDVREADFAQRDISAVLLQCPDTRGLVYDYSGLAATAQEHGSLVVVATDLLASALLRPPAECGAALAVGTSQRFGVPLGYGGPHAGFFAAKHALVRLMPGRMVGVTRDASGRDAYRLALQTREQHIRRDKATSNICTAQALLANMSAMYAVYHGPQGLKDIATRVHNATLVLDHGIKQRGHTQTNDVYFDTLHIIPNEEHNVDAIKSRAQEKKVNLRYFDDGAIGVALDETTTMQDVDDLLWIFDCKNVGEVTGTGDARSRSIQNGPFRRTSPFLTHPVFNAHHSETRLVRYMKRLENKDISLVHSMIPLGSCTMKLNSTTEMMPCSFKHFTDIHPFAPLDQCKGYHVLFEELARDLCAITGYDRVSFQPNSGAQGEYAGLRTIKRYHEFRGDTGRNICLIPVSAHGTNPASAHMAGMRVCAIRVTPTGDVDMEHLKDKVEEHSANISCLMLTYPSTFGVFEERAADVCALVHKHGGQVYLDGANMNAQVGLCRPGDYGSDVSHLNLHKTFCIPHGGGGPGMGPIGVKAHLAPFLPSHPVVDPLADLGDAAHSFGSVSAAPYGSSAILPISWAYIKMMGPKGLKRATQVAILNANYMSRRLENYYKTLYKGERGLVAHEFIIDVRDLKKTANIEPGDIAKRLMDFGFHAPTMSWPVAGTLMIEPTESEDLQELERFCEALITIRKEIKDIEDGVMDKRLNPLKMAPHTQTDVITEDWNRPYSREQAAFPAAFVKGETKIWPTVGRIDDMYGDKHLVCTCPPVIDDF
- the LOC125055774 gene encoding uncharacterized protein LOC125055774; translated protein: MTLLSSYTHLKQQVVYNVGSSDIQGNLLNQLKEFYRDDIDSTRRLEQIKTIGQLLRVLEIRDVLSENNVTPLKEIARRIKNNELLKKISEYEQSHDHREHLNFYAAENTQSSSYYKETETALPSGHPYGNITLRKKNRINETIVEQIGTSWRDLGRNLKLQEHRIDEIDKQQNSLKDKAYEILHVYEDRADPQRGFLVLCHALEKSRRKDLCRKLQEIMVMNI